In Trifolium pratense cultivar HEN17-A07 linkage group LG7, ARS_RC_1.1, whole genome shotgun sequence, a genomic segment contains:
- the LOC123895033 gene encoding eukaryotic translation initiation factor 2 subunit gamma-like, translating to MSRKGLMEQDLSKLDVTKLHPLSPEVISRQATINIGTIGHVAHGKSTVVKAISGVQTVRFKNELERNITIKLGYANAKIYKCEDERCPRPMSYKAYGSGKEDNPMCEVPGFENCKMKLLRHVSFVDCPGHDILMATMLNGAAIMDGALLLIAANESCPQPQTSEHLAAVEIMRLQHIIILQNKVDLIQENVAINQHEAIQKFIEGTVADGAPVVPISAQLKYNIDVVCEYIVKKIPIPERNFISPPNMIVIRSFDVNKPGFEVDEIKGGVAGGSILRGVLKVNQFIEVRPGIVVKDESGNIKCTPIYSRIVSLFAEQNELQFAVPGGLIGVGTTMDPTLTRADRLVGQVLGEVGSLPEVYVELEVNFFLLRRLLGVRTKGSERQGKVSKLVKAEMLMLNIGSMSTGARVIAVRNDLAKLQLTSPVCTSRGEKIALSRRVEKHWRLIGWGQIQAGITLEVPTAPILS from the exons ATGTCGCGGAAGGGTTTGATGGAACAAGACTTGAGTAAATTGGATGTGACAAAATTGCATCCACTTTCTCCCGAAGTCATATCTCGGCAGGCTACTATTAATATTG GCACCATCGGTCATGTGGCACACGGCAAATCAACAGTTGTGAAAGCAATATCGGGTGTTCAG ACCGTGCGTTTCAAAAATGAGTTGGAGCGCAACATTACAATCAAGCTCGGTTATGCAAATgcaaaaatatacaagtgtgaAGATGAACGATGTCCAAGGCCTATGTCCTACAA GGCTTATGGAAGTGGAAAGGAAGACAATCCTATGTGTGAGGTGCCAGGGTTTGAAAACTGCAAGATGAAACTGCTGAGACACGTTTCTTTTGTCGATTGCCCA GGTCATGATATTCTCATGGCTACGATGCTTAATGGAGCAGCAATCATGGATGGAGCTTTGCTACTCATAGCTGCTAATGAAAGCTGTCCACAACCACAAACCTCTGAGCATTTAGCTGCTGTGGAAATTATGCGTCTTCAGCACATCATAATCCTTCAGAACAAGGTTGATCTAATTCAAGAGAATGTGGCTATCAATCAGCATGAAGCAATTCAGAAGTTTATAGAA GGAACGGTTGCTGATGGTGCACCAGTCGTACCTATTTCAGCACAATTGAAGTATAATATTGATGTTGTGTGCGAGTATATCGTGAAAAAGATCCCAATCCCTGAAAGGAACTTTATTTCTCCACCTAATATGATAGTAATTCGGTCCTTTGATGTTAATAAACCTGGTTTTGAGGTTGATGAAATAAAAGGAGGTGTAGCTGGTGGAAGCATTCTGAGG GGTGTTTTGAAGGTTAACCAATTCATTGAAGTTCGACCTGGGATAGTTGTTAAAGACGAGAGCGGAAATATTAAATGCACACCTATATACTCTAGAATAGTTTCATTGTTTGCTGAACAAAATGAGCTTCAATTTGCTGTGCCTGGAGGCCTAATTGGTGTTGGAACAACAATGGATCCCACTTTGACGCGTGCTGACAGGTTGGTAGGGCAAGTTCTCGGAGAGGTTGGATCACTGCCCGAGGTTTACGTTGAGCTTGAG GTAAACTTTTTCTTGCTTCGGCGGCTACTTGGTGTCCGGACAAAAGGATCCGAAAGACAGGGAAAGGTATCTAAGCTGGTCAAAGCAGAAATGCTAATGTTGAACATAGGATCAATGTCAACAGGGGCGAGAGTAATTGCTGTGAGGAATGACTTGGCAAAATTGCAACTTACATCTCCTGTGTGCACTAGTAGAGGTGAGAAGATTGCACTCAGTCGACGTGTTGAGAAGCATTGGCGTCTTATTGGGTGGGGTCAAATCCAAGCTGGAATCACTCTCGAAGTCCCTACTGCACCCATCTTGAGTTGA
- the LOC123896443 gene encoding probable CCR4-associated factor 1 homolog 11, whose translation MKEDRSSKSIIIREVWANNLEDEFNLIRQLIGNGKYNFISMDTEFPGFIYSPKVDYLHLKPSDNYDCMKANVDALKLVQLGLTLSDASGNLPDLGTNNRYIWQFNFRDFDVERDLHDRKSIDMLHRQGFDFKRNVSHGVDSFCFSELMLRSGLVFNSSITWVTFHSTYDFGYLVKILRRSHLPTSLEKFLSNVRELFGSNVYDMKYIMQYTNALVGGLEGIANTLHVNRVVGKAHQAGSDSLLTWQTFQKMVKTYFPNNEVQKYAGVIFGLEVASCLEVDISGSRCPAVVNHKVTCCFRSHPSISDRSVHIASIQNQSKSI comes from the coding sequence ATGAAGGAAGATCGTAGTTCAAAATCAATCATCATACGTGAAGTTTGGGCAAACAATTTAGAGGATGAATTCAATCTCATCCGTCAACTTATTGGCAATGGCAAGTATAATTTCATCTCAATGGACACTGAGTTTCCAGGTTTTATTTATTCACCAAAAGTCGATTACCTTCATCTTAAACCCTCCGACAACTACGATTGCATGAAGGCCAATGTCGATGCTCTTAAACTTGTTCAACTTGGTCTCACTTTATCTGATGCTAGCGGGAACCTCCCTGATCTTGGAACCAACAATCGCTATATTTGGCAATTCAATTTCCGCGACTTTGATGTTGAGCGTGACCTTCATGACAGAAAGTCTATAGATATGCTTCATCGTCAAGGATTTGACTTCAAGCGTAATGTCTCTCACGGTGTTGATTCATTCTGTTTTTCTGAATTGATGTTGAGGTCCGGGCTTGTATTCAACTCATCGATAACTTGGGTGACTTTTCATAGCACTTATGATTTTGGCTACTTAGTGAAGATATTAAGACGAAGTCATCTGCCTACTAGTTTGGAAAAGTTTCTGAGCAATGTGAGAGAATTATTCGGAAGTAATGTGTATGATATGAAATATATTATGCAATACACCAATGCATTAGTTGGTGGTCTCGAGGGGATCGCCAATACACTCCATGTTAATCGAGTCGTTGGAAAGGCTCATCAAGCTGGATCCGATAGTTTGTTGACATGGCAGACTTTTCAGAAGATGGTGAAGACATATTTCCCCAACAATGAAGTGCAAAAGTATGCCGGAGTGATATTTGGATTAGAAGTTGCAAGTTGCCTTGAGGTTGATATTTCCGGATCAAGATGCCCTGCAGTTGTAAATCACAAAGTTACATGCTGTTTTAGATCTCATCCATCCATTTCAGATCGGTCGGTTCATATTGCATCTATACAAAATCAGTCCAAATCAATCTGA
- the LOC123895032 gene encoding delta-aminolevulinic acid dehydratase, chloroplastic-like isoform X1, with protein sequence MASSSTIPNLSLTLNCQTYIDFKPPLPNYLSFSSSKRRRPPYLFTVRASDSDFEAAVVAGNVPEAPPVPPIPAPPAGTPVIPSLPIQRRPRRNRRSVVLRSAFQETSLSPANFVYPLFIHEGEEDTPIGAMPGCYRLGWRHGLVEEVAKARDVGVNSVVLFPKIPDALKSPTGDEAYNKNGLVPRTIRLLKDKYPDLIIYTDVALDPYSSDGHDGIVREDGVIMNDETVHQLCKQAVAQARAGADVVSPSDMMDGRVGAMRLALDAEGFQHVSIMSYTAKYASSFYGPFREALDSNPRFGDKKTYQMNPANYREAMTEMREDESEGADILLVKPGLPYLDIIRLLRDNSPLPIAAYQVSGEYSMIKAGGALKMIDEEKVMMESLLCLRRAGADIILTYFALQAARCLFGEKRIISTV encoded by the exons ATGGCATCTTCTTCAACAATTCCAAACCTATCCTTAACATTGAATTGTCAAACCTACATTGATTTCAAACCGCCATTACCGAACTATTTGAGCTTCTCTTCTTCGAAGCGTCGACGACCTCCATATCTTTTCACTGTTAGAGCAAGCGACTCGGATTTCGAGGCCGCCGTTGTTGCTGGTAATGTGCCGGAGGCGCCTCCTGTACCGCCTATACCTGCTCCACCTGCGGGAACACCGGTGATTCCTTCTCTT CCAATTCAAAGGCGTCCTCGTCGGAATCGAAGGTCCGTCGTACTTCGATCGGCGTTTCAGGAAACAAGTTTATCACCTGCCAATTTTGTGTATCCACTTTTTATACATGaag GTGAGGAGGACACCCCAATTGGGGCTATGCCTGGATGCTACAGGCTTGGTTGGAGACATGGACTTGTGGAAGAG GTTGCAAAAGCACGGGATGTTGGTGTTAACAGTGTTGTGCTCTTCCCCAAAATTCCAGATGCTTTGAAG TCTCCCACCGGTGATGAAGCATACAATAAGAATGGTTTAGTTCCTCGGACTATACGGTTACTCAAGGATAAGTACCCAGATCTT ATTATTTATACAGATGTTGCATTAGATCCTTATTCGTCAGATGGACATGATGGCATAGTCAGAGAAGATG GAGTTATTATGAATGATGAGACTGTTCATCAACTTTGTAAACAAGCTGTAGCCCAG gcCCGAGCTGGAGCAGATGTTGTCAGCCCCAGCGATATGATGGATGGCCGGGTAGGAGCAATGCGATTAGCTCTCGATGCTGAAGGCTTTCAGCACGTTTCTATAATGTCATATACAGCAAA GTATGCAAGTTCATTTTACGGCCCATTTAGAGAAGCATTGGACTCAAACCCCCGGTTCGGAGACAAGAAGAC CTATCAGATGAATCCAGCAAATTACAGAGAGGCTATGACTGAGATGAGGGAAGATGAATCTGAAGGAGCTGACATTCTCTTG GTGAAGCCCGGTCTTCCTTATTTGGATATCATAAGGCTGCTTAGGGATAATTCTCCTCTGCCAATTGCAGCATACCAG GTTTCTGGTGAATACTCAATGATAAAAGCTGGCGGTGCTCTGAAAATGATTGATGAAGAAAAGGTTATGATGGAGTCATTATTGTGCCTCCGGCGAGCAGGTGCTGACATCATCCTTACATATTTTGCTCTACAAGCTGCTAGATGTTTGTTTGGAGAGAAGAG AATAATTAGTACTGTATGA
- the LOC123895032 gene encoding delta-aminolevulinic acid dehydratase, chloroplastic-like isoform X2, translating into MASSSTIPNLSLTLNCQTYIDFKPPLPNYLSFSSSKRRRPPYLFTVRASDSDFEAAVVAGNVPEAPPVPPIPAPPAGTPVIPSLPIQRRPRRNRRSVVLRSAFQETSLSPANFVYPLFIHEGEEDTPIGAMPGCYRLGWRHGLVEEVAKARDVGVNSVVLFPKIPDALKSPTGDEAYNKNGLVPRTIRLLKDKYPDLIIYTDVALDPYSSDGHDGIVREDGVIMNDETVHQLCKQAVAQARAGADVVSPSDMMDGRVGAMRLALDAEGFQHVSIMSYTAKYASSFYGPFREALDSNPRFGDKKTYQMNPANYREAMTEMREDESEGADILLVKPGLPYLDIIRLLRDNSPLPIAAYQVSGEYSMIKAGGALKMIDEEKVMMESLLCLRRAGADIILTYFALQAARCLFGEKR; encoded by the exons ATGGCATCTTCTTCAACAATTCCAAACCTATCCTTAACATTGAATTGTCAAACCTACATTGATTTCAAACCGCCATTACCGAACTATTTGAGCTTCTCTTCTTCGAAGCGTCGACGACCTCCATATCTTTTCACTGTTAGAGCAAGCGACTCGGATTTCGAGGCCGCCGTTGTTGCTGGTAATGTGCCGGAGGCGCCTCCTGTACCGCCTATACCTGCTCCACCTGCGGGAACACCGGTGATTCCTTCTCTT CCAATTCAAAGGCGTCCTCGTCGGAATCGAAGGTCCGTCGTACTTCGATCGGCGTTTCAGGAAACAAGTTTATCACCTGCCAATTTTGTGTATCCACTTTTTATACATGaag GTGAGGAGGACACCCCAATTGGGGCTATGCCTGGATGCTACAGGCTTGGTTGGAGACATGGACTTGTGGAAGAG GTTGCAAAAGCACGGGATGTTGGTGTTAACAGTGTTGTGCTCTTCCCCAAAATTCCAGATGCTTTGAAG TCTCCCACCGGTGATGAAGCATACAATAAGAATGGTTTAGTTCCTCGGACTATACGGTTACTCAAGGATAAGTACCCAGATCTT ATTATTTATACAGATGTTGCATTAGATCCTTATTCGTCAGATGGACATGATGGCATAGTCAGAGAAGATG GAGTTATTATGAATGATGAGACTGTTCATCAACTTTGTAAACAAGCTGTAGCCCAG gcCCGAGCTGGAGCAGATGTTGTCAGCCCCAGCGATATGATGGATGGCCGGGTAGGAGCAATGCGATTAGCTCTCGATGCTGAAGGCTTTCAGCACGTTTCTATAATGTCATATACAGCAAA GTATGCAAGTTCATTTTACGGCCCATTTAGAGAAGCATTGGACTCAAACCCCCGGTTCGGAGACAAGAAGAC CTATCAGATGAATCCAGCAAATTACAGAGAGGCTATGACTGAGATGAGGGAAGATGAATCTGAAGGAGCTGACATTCTCTTG GTGAAGCCCGGTCTTCCTTATTTGGATATCATAAGGCTGCTTAGGGATAATTCTCCTCTGCCAATTGCAGCATACCAG GTTTCTGGTGAATACTCAATGATAAAAGCTGGCGGTGCTCTGAAAATGATTGATGAAGAAAAGGTTATGATGGAGTCATTATTGTGCCTCCGGCGAGCAGGTGCTGACATCATCCTTACATATTTTGCTCTACAAGCTGCTAGATGTTTGTTTGGAGAGAAGAGGTGA
- the LOC123896442 gene encoding uncharacterized protein LOC123896442, producing the protein MQGRKVARELVFDPEIEKTAKANRKAVRLAREAARLAGVAQESSEEAVSSPNTTDNEANIMAENPPPPPPVVPERMLGDYGQRNNGELANLGFQPRNHVSFDIKNSVLSALKENQYSGAETQCPNLHLEHFYEACDYTDPPGVSESDKRLRLFKYSLTGRAKDWLDTIPPNTINTWQELEMKFMDRYFPIHKYLERRADITSFEQGDSETLYDAWERFKLSLKKCPKHGLDSHTQMQHFTQGLRAQTRMFLDASAGGSLKNKNQTQARELVESMAQNEYRVENDRGAKKKAGMIELDTQTALLAQSTLMNSQMAAVLKHLTSTPNAQMPVMAANEVKCDFCGQGHANGQCFPEGSEEAKYLANFKRNNPKYDPYSNTYNPGWRDHPNFGWGGNQNSNQSQQQSSSQNSQQRRPSQLEDTLTQFIKVTQGNFEAMKVSQDQMKANQDVANKNHEASIKNLETQVGQLSRQFAATQNNGFEGSTKDNPRNESCKAINLRNRVVPSPEIVTKKKSEPSVEGVKEKNNVEGEVEHENEGEVENDLEKMIESEKEELVEDEKEKKIEKENDEKLVEKKGKGVEEKESSVHAKLPYPRKKKAKANDHQQFKKFMKMLHDLQINIPFAEVLEQMPVYAKFMKDLLTKKRKPLDDDTVDMTEECSAIIQKKLPQKKKDPGSFTIPCSIGNISVGRALCDLGASINLMPLSMMKKIPGAVAKPTKMQLSLADRSIVHPYGILHDVLVRVAEFVFPADFVILDMEDDAEVEPLLLGRPFLATGRALIDVEMGELMLRTHGEQVMFNVFKAMKHHEDEPQCYKVDVIEEVVEDVLVEETPSLPLERVIVNSIDDLEEEWDKEIEICLRQLESCKEEEAQKDFENVYDVEEKASGKEDLKVTIPELKELPPHLKYVFLGEDASQPAIISSRLSSLEAEKLTRVLRENKEAMGWSISDLKGISPGFCMHKIKMEDEYKPVVQPQRRLNPTMKEVVKKEVLKLLEAGMIYPISDSAWVSPVHVVPKKGGMTVVRNEKNELIPTRTVTGWRMCIDYRRLNSATRKDHFPLPFMDQMLERLAGQAYYCFLDGYSGYNQIVVDPEDQEKTAFTCPFGVFAYRKMPFGLCNAPATFQRCMLSIFADMMEDTIEVFMDDFSVFGKSFDKCLANLNAVLKRCISTNLVLNWEKCHFMVKEGIVLGHKISSKGIQVDQAKIEVIKELPPPVNVKGVRSFLGHAGFYRRFIKDFSKIAKPLSNLLVKENEFKFDDECLNAFVVIKEKLVTAPIIVAPNWDLPFELMCDASDYAVGAVLGQRHAKFFHAIYYASKVLNENQINYTTTEKELLAIVFALEKFRSYLIGSKVVVFSDHSALKYLLTKGDSKPRLLRWVLLLQEFDLEIKDKKGVENVVADHLSRLENPMVTTKEKCINEEFPDEKLLMVSKRPWFADMANFKAGNEIPEDYSYQQKKKFFRDANFYFWDDPYLFKVGQDGLIRRCVDEEEAQSIMWHCHSSPYGGHHSGPRTAAKVLQSGFFWPTLFADCVEFARRCDNCQRTGNVSKRDEMPLNQMLEVEPFDCWGIDFMGPFPSSRSNLHILVCVDYVTKWVEAIPCQANDSHTVVKFLKENIFTRFGVPRILISDGGKHFCNKYLENVLEKYNVKHKVATPYHPQTSGQVEVSNRQLKQILEKTVSTSRKDWSMKLNDTLWAYRTAFKTHLGFSPYQLVYGKSCHLPVELEHKAYWAVKFLNFDAGLAGEKRLLKLNELEEWRMQAYENAVIFKARTKKYHDKGLVRKEFKKGQQVLLFNSRLRLFPGKLMSRWSGPFVIKEVFPHGAVEIFTPGEEEKSFKVNGQRLKFYKGGDFNRHKVAVLFEDP; encoded by the coding sequence AGCAAACAGGAAAGCAGTTCGGTTAGCCCGAGAGGCTGCCCGGTTAGCAGGTGTTGCACAAGAAAGTAGTGAAGAAGCGGTTTCTAGTCCAAACACAACGGACAACGAAGCCAACATCATGGCTGAaaatccaccaccacctccaccagtTGTGCCTGAGAGGATGTTAGGTGACTATGGGCAAAGAAACAATGGAGAGCTTGCCAATCTGGGTTTCCAACCGAGAAATCATGTGTCATTTGATATCAAGAATTCAGTGCTCAGCGCCCTCAAGGAGAATCAATACTCAGGGGCAGAAACACAATGTCCAAATCTCCACCTGGAGCATTTCTATGAAGCTTGTGACTATACAGACCCACCAGGAGTATCTGAATCAGATAAAAGATTAAGGCTTTTCAAGTACTCGTTAACTGGAAGAGCTAAAGACTGGCTGGACACAATACCACCTAACACCATCAATACTTGGCAAGAGCTAGAGATGAAGTTCATGGATAGGTACTTCCCAATTCATAAGTATCTTGAAAGAAGAGCTGACATTACAAGTTTTGAGCAAGGAGACTCCGAAACATTGTATGATGcctgggaaagattcaaactGAGCCTGAAGAAGTGTCCTAAGCATGGGCTTGATAGTCATACTCAAATGCAGCATTTCACACAAGGATTGAGAGCTCAAACTAGAATGTTTCTAGATGCATCGGCAGGTGgatctttgaaaaataaaaatcaaactcaagctaGAGAGTTGGTGGAATCCATGGCTCAAAATGAGTACAGAGTTGAAAATGATCGTGGTGCAAAGAAGAAGGCAGGCATGATAGAGCTTGATACTCAAACTGCTCTTTTGGCCCAATCTACATTGATGAATTCTCAAATGGCAGCTGTGTTGAAACACCTCACTAGCACTCCTAATGCCCAAATGCCAGTCATGGCAGCTAATGAagtgaaatgtgatttttgtggaCAAGGGCATGCTAATGGCCAATGTTTTCCTGAAGGGTCAGAAGAGGCAAAGTACCTAGCCAACTTCAAAAGAAACAACCCAAAGTATGATCCATATTCAAACACTTATAACCCAGGTTGGAGAGACCATCCAAACTTTGGTTGGGGAggaaatcaaaactcaaatcaatctcaacaacaatcTTCTTCACAAAACTCTCAACAAAGGAGACCTTCTCAATTAGAGGATACACTTACTCAATTCATAAAGGTGACTCAAGGGAACTTCGAAGCTATGAAGGTTAGCCAAGATCAAATGAAAGCCAACCAAGATGTTgccaacaagaatcatgaagcttcaattAAGAACTTGGAAACTCAAGTTGGGCAATTGTCAAGGCAATTCGCGGCTactcaaaataatggttttgaAGGTTCTACAAAGGATAATCCGAGGAATGAAAGTTGCAAGGCGATTAATTTGAGAAATAGAGTGGTTCCTTCACCTGAGATTGTAACGAAGAAAAAGAGTGAGCCTAGTGTTGAgggagtgaaagaaaaaaataatgttgagggagaagttgaacatgagaatgagggagaagttgagaatgatttagagaaaatgattgAGAGTGAGAAAGAGGAGTTAGTTGAagatgagaaagagaaaaaaattgaaaaagagaatgATGAGAAGTTAGTTGAAAAGAAAGGCAAGGGTGtagaggagaaagaaagttctGTCCATGCTAAATTGCCATATCCGCGCAAGAAGAAGGCAAAGGCTAATGATCATcaacaattcaaaaagtttatgaagatGCTTCATGATCTCCAAATTAACATTCCTTTTGCTGAAGTGTTGGAACAAATGCCTGTCTATGCCAAATTCATGAAAGATCTCTtgacaaagaaaaggaaacCTCTTGATGATGACACAGTTGATATGACAGAGGAATGTAGCGCCATAATTCAAAAGAAGCTTcctcaaaagaagaaagatccGGGAAGTTTTACTATCCCATGTTCTATTGGCAACATTTCCGTTGGTCGAGCTCTATGTGATTTGGGAGCAAGCATAAATCTCATGCCATTGTCAATGATGAAAAAGATTCCGGGAGCCGTTGCTAAACCTACAAAAATGCAACTCTCTTTGGCTGATCGATCAATAGTACATCCATATGGCATACTACATGATGTTTTGGTAAGAGTTGCTGAATTTGTTTTTCCGGCTGATTTTGTAAttcttgatatggaagatgatgCCGAGGTAGAGCCGTTGTTATTGGGTAGGCCATTCTTAGCTACCGGAAGAGCATTGATTGATGTTGAGATGGGAGAACTTATGTTGAGAACACATGGGGAACAAGTCATGTTTAACGTGTTCAAAGCTATGAAACACCATGAGGATGAGCCACAATGTTACAAGGTTGACGTGATTGAGGAAGTGGTAGAAGATGTCTTAGTGGAAGAAACACCATCCTTACCTTTAGAAAGAGTAATTGTTAATTCCATCGATGATTTGGAAGAGGAATGGGACAAGGAGATTGAAATTTGTCTCCGTCAGCTTGAATcatgtaaagaagaagaagcacaaaaagattttgaaaatgtGTATGATGTGGAAGAGAAAGCTAGTGGTAAGGAGGACCTAAAAGTTACTATTCCGGAGTTGAAAGAGCTCCCACCTcacttaaaatatgttttcttagGAGAAGATGCTTCACAACCGGCAATCATAAGCAGCAGGTTGAGTTCTTTGGAAGCAGAGAAGCTAACTAGAGTCTTGCGAGAAAATAAAGAAGCCATGGGTTGGAGCATCTCTGATTTGAAAGGGATTAGTCCCGGATTCTGTATGCATAAGATAAAAATGGAAGATGAATACAAACCTGTGGTGCAACCTCAAAGAAGACTAAATCCAACCATGAAAGAAGTGGTGAAGAAAGAGGTTCTTAAACTCCTAGAAGCTGGTATGATTTATCCAATCTCGGATAGTGCGTGGGTTAGTCCTGTCCATGTGGTCCCGAAAAAAGGTGGTATGACAGTtgtgagaaatgaaaaaaatgaactgaTACCCACTCGAACCGTCACTGGgtggcggatgtgtatagacTACAGGCGGTTGAACTCAGCAACAAGGAAGGACCATTTTCCTCTTCCATTCATGGACCAAATGTTGGAAAGGCTTGCAGGGCAGGCCTATTATTGCTTTTTGGATGGATATTCTGGGTACAATCAGATTGTGGTAGACCCAGAGGATCAGGAGAAAACAGCTTTTACTTGTCCTTTTGGAGTATTTGCTTACCGGAAGATGCCTTTCGGGTTGTGCAACGCACCGGCCACATTCCAGCGGTGTATGCTATCTATTTTTGCTGATATGATGGAGGACACAATcgaggtatttatggatgatttttctGTATTTGGTAAGTCTTTTGATAAATGTTTAGCCAATTTGAATGCCGTATTGAAGAGATGCATAAGTaccaatttagttttaaattgggaaaaatgtcattttatggttAAAGAAGGTATTGTGCTTGGACACAAAATCTCTTCAAAGGGCATTCAAGTTGACCAAGCAAAGATAGAGGTTATTAAGGAATTGCCCCCTCCCGTTAATGTTAAGGGAGTGAGAAGTTTTTTGGGTCATGCCGGTTTCTATCGGCGTTTCATCAAAGACTTTTCGAAAATAGCTAAGCCCTTAAGTAACCTCCTTGTGAAggaaaatgaattcaaatttgatgatgaatgtttgaatgcttttgttgtgattaaagaaaagttggTCACCGCGCCCATAATCGTTGCACCTAATTGGGATCTCCCTTTTGAATTAATGTGTGATGCAAGTGATTATGCGGTTGGAGCGGTGCTTGGTCAACGACATGCGAAATTTTTCCATGCTATATATTACGCAAGCAAGGTTTTGaatgaaaatcaaatcaattatACAACTACTGAAAAAGAGTTGCTTGCaatagtatttgctttggaaaaatttcgctcttatctgattggatcgaaagttgttgttttttcagaTCACTCGGCACTTAAGTACCTCCTCACAAAAGGCGACTCAAAGCCTAGACTCTTGAGGTGGGTACTACTTTTGCAGGAATTTGATTTGGAGATAAAAGACAAGAAAGGTGTGGAGAATGTGGTCGCTGACCATTTGTCAAGGTTAGAAAATCCAATGGTGACCACAAAAGAGAAGTGCATTAACGAAGAGTTCCCGGATGAAAAATTGCTGATGGTTTCTAAAAGGCCTTGGTTTGCTGACatggctaatttcaaagcagGAAATGAAATTCCGGAGGACTATTCctatcaacaaaagaagaaattctttAGAGATGCTAACTTCTATTTTTGGGATGATCCATACCTATTTAAGGTGGGGCAAGATGGCTTGATCCGTAGATGTGTTGATGAAGAAGAGGCGCAAAGCATAATGTGGCATTGCCACAGTTCTCCATATGGTGGTCATCACAGTGGTCCACGAACAGCAGCAAAGGTGCTTCAAAGTGGTTTCTTTTGGCCGACACTGTTTGCAGATTGTGTAGAGTTTGCTAGAAGATGTGATAATTGCCAGAGGACCGGCAATGTTTCAAAGCGGGATGAGATGCCTCTAAACCAAATGCTCGAAGTAGAACCTTTTGATTGTTGGGGGATTGATTTTATGGGACCTTTTCCATCTTCACGGTCTAATCTTCATATATTGGTGTGTGTAgattatgttacaaaatggGTGGAAGCTATTCCTTGCCAAGCGAATGATTCCCATACCGTGGTgaagttccttaaagaaaatatttttactcgGTTTGGGGTTCCTAGAATTCTCATTAGTGATGGAGGCaaacatttttgtaacaaatacttGGAGAATGTCTTGGAGAAATACAATGTCAAGCACAAGGTGGCCACTCCATACCATCCTCAGACAAGTGGACAAGTTGAAGTATCTAACCggcaattgaaacaaattctggAGAAAACGGTTTCTACTTCAAGGAAAGACTGGTCAATGAAGCTTAATGATACACTTTGGGCTTATAGAACCGCATTCAAGACACACTTGGGGTTCTCTCCATACCAACTAGTTTATGGCAAATCATGTCACCTACCGGTTGAGCTAGAACACAAGGCATATTGggctgtgaaatttttaaattttgatgcaGGTCTTGCGGGTGAGAAAAGATTGCTTAAGCTGAATGAACTTGAAGAATGGCGGATGCAAGCATATGAAAATGCCGTGATTTTTAAAGCAAGaacaaagaagtatcatgataaAGGGCTGGTAAGAAAGGAGTTTAAGAAAGGACAGCAAGTCTTGTTATTCAATTCTCGTTTAAGGTTGTTCCCGGGTAAGCTGATGTCTCGGTGGTCTGGTCCGTTTGTCATTAAGGAAGTTTTTCCACACGGGGCTGTGGAAATTTTTACACCAGGAGAGGAGGAGAAATCTTTCAAAGTAAATGGACAAAGACTCAAGTTTTATAAGGGAGGAGATTTTAACCGCCACAAGGTGGCAGTACTTTTCGAAGACCCTTGA